One genomic region from SAR92 clade bacterium H455 encodes:
- a CDS encoding low molecular weight phosphotyrosine protein phosphatase: MATTAAKLSVLFVCLGNICRSPTAHGVFAKLVEQAGYSDLIQVDSAGTGDWHLNHAPDRRTAQVAATKGYDLSELRARLVTSADFNQFDYIIAMDNANLEDLRAMQPQGYQGYLGLFLDFSEQSAVQEVPDPYYGGEDGFELVFGLVEDAANGLLRHMQSSHLQVLGS; the protein is encoded by the coding sequence ATGGCGACTACAGCAGCTAAACTATCAGTCCTCTTTGTCTGTCTGGGTAATATCTGTCGTTCACCTACAGCTCATGGCGTATTTGCCAAACTGGTAGAGCAGGCGGGTTACAGCGACCTTATTCAGGTGGACTCAGCAGGTACCGGAGACTGGCACCTGAACCATGCCCCAGATCGGCGCACTGCGCAGGTAGCGGCCACCAAAGGTTACGACCTCAGTGAATTGCGAGCTCGATTGGTAACCAGCGCCGACTTCAATCAATTTGATTACATAATCGCCATGGATAATGCCAATCTGGAGGATCTCCGTGCTATGCAGCCACAGGGATACCAGGGCTATCTAGGGTTGTTTCTAGATTTCTCCGAGCAGTCTGCAGTGCAGGAAGTTCCCGATCCCTACTACGGTGGTGAGGATGGCTTTGAGCTGGTCTTTGGTCTAGTTGAGGATGCCGCTAACGGTTTACTGCGACATATGCAATCCAGTCATCTCCAAGTCCTTGGCTCTTAA
- the kdsB gene encoding 3-deoxy-manno-octulosonate cytidylyltransferase: MQFTVIIPARFGSMRLPGKPLRDIAGKPMIQRVWEQAGKSAAQRVVIATDDPRIEAAALEFGAEVCMTSADHPSGTDRLQEVAALLGLTDEAIVVNVQGDEPLIPPAVIDQVASNLAANPQAGVATLAEPIESYADLRNPNVVKIVSNQQSIALYFSRAPIPWPRDLMDSASADAALPEGHGFSRHIGIYAYRVRELNDFVTWSVAPIEATEKLEQLRFMWHGVAIHAAPALQPVPGGIDTEDDLQVVIELLKIS, translated from the coding sequence ATGCAATTTACAGTGATTATTCCGGCCCGTTTCGGTTCCATGCGCCTGCCGGGCAAGCCCCTGCGGGATATTGCCGGCAAGCCAATGATTCAGCGGGTCTGGGAGCAGGCAGGTAAAAGCGCTGCCCAGCGAGTGGTTATCGCCACCGACGATCCGCGCATTGAAGCGGCAGCACTAGAGTTTGGCGCCGAAGTCTGTATGACCAGCGCGGATCATCCCTCCGGTACCGATCGACTGCAAGAGGTCGCGGCGCTGTTGGGTTTGACCGACGAAGCCATTGTGGTCAATGTGCAGGGGGATGAGCCATTGATTCCGCCGGCAGTGATCGACCAGGTCGCCAGTAATCTCGCCGCCAACCCTCAGGCTGGGGTCGCGACATTGGCTGAACCTATCGAGTCCTATGCTGATCTGCGTAATCCTAATGTGGTTAAAATCGTGAGTAATCAGCAATCTATAGCCCTTTATTTTAGCCGCGCGCCGATTCCCTGGCCGCGAGATTTAATGGACTCTGCTAGCGCCGATGCGGCCTTACCTGAAGGCCATGGTTTCAGTCGCCATATAGGTATTTATGCCTACAGAGTTAGAGAGTTAAATGACTTCGTCACCTGGTCGGTGGCACCGATTGAAGCCACTGAAAAGCTCGAACAGCTGCGTTTTATGTGGCATGGAGTGGCTATTCACGCGGCACCAGCGCTGCAGCCAGTGCCTGGCGGTATAGATACCGAAGACGATTTGCAGGTTGTGATAGAGCTTCTAAAAATCAGCTAA
- the lpxK gene encoding tetraacyldisaccharide 4'-kinase, producing the protein MSLEQRITRAWQQDSHWLKLLLPLSWLFRVISSWRRHYLQSRYQGQCFDAPVVIVGNISVGGSGKTPLILALISACKQRGFKPGVVSRGYGGKAPSYPLAVTAETSVAESGDEPLLIAKLAQCPVVVHADRNAAVAHLLSHNDCDLVFSDDGLQHYRLHRDIEIVVVDGQRGFGNGRCLPAGPLRESPRRLQQADFVVVNGGTGAALVSGNIPSAQMQIAPRRMTQLNSGISQSIGQWLIEHQVKTVHAVAAIGNPQRFADTLASLGLEVELHSHDDHQALAAGDLSFEDDLAVIVTAKDAVKLRGSGPNQRHGNDSIANNIWVLEIEAQIESDFIDRLVGQLQSLKTAD; encoded by the coding sequence TTGTCTCTCGAGCAGCGCATAACCAGAGCCTGGCAGCAGGATAGCCACTGGCTAAAATTGCTGTTGCCCCTGTCTTGGTTATTTAGGGTCATCTCAAGTTGGCGTCGTCACTATCTTCAGTCTCGCTATCAAGGCCAATGCTTTGATGCGCCGGTAGTGATTGTGGGCAATATTTCAGTGGGTGGCAGTGGTAAGACACCTTTGATTTTGGCCTTGATATCGGCCTGTAAGCAGCGCGGCTTTAAGCCCGGCGTGGTCAGTCGAGGTTATGGCGGCAAGGCCCCGAGCTATCCTCTGGCAGTCACTGCAGAGACCTCTGTGGCGGAGAGCGGCGATGAACCCTTACTCATTGCCAAGCTGGCCCAATGTCCGGTGGTGGTGCATGCTGATCGCAATGCCGCGGTTGCCCATCTGCTCAGTCACAATGACTGCGATCTAGTGTTTAGCGATGATGGTTTACAGCACTACAGATTGCACCGTGATATAGAAATAGTAGTAGTGGATGGTCAGCGTGGTTTTGGCAATGGTCGCTGTCTCCCTGCAGGTCCGCTCCGAGAAAGCCCAAGGCGATTGCAGCAGGCGGATTTTGTTGTGGTAAATGGCGGCACAGGCGCTGCGCTTGTCAGTGGCAATATTCCCTCTGCGCAGATGCAGATAGCACCGCGGAGGATGACTCAGCTCAACTCTGGAATCAGTCAGTCAATTGGTCAGTGGTTGATAGAGCACCAGGTAAAGACTGTCCATGCAGTGGCGGCTATAGGCAATCCTCAGCGCTTTGCCGATACATTGGCATCACTGGGACTTGAGGTCGAGCTTCACAGCCACGATGACCATCAGGCCCTGGCAGCTGGAGATCTCAGCTTCGAAGATGATTTGGCGGTAATTGTTACCGCGAAAGATGCGGTTAAATTGCGTGGCTCGGGCCCTAACCAGCGCCATGGCAATGATTCCATTGCCAACAATATCTGGGTGCTTGAGATCGAGGCGCAGATTGAAAGCGATTTTATAGATAGGCTGGTAGGTCAGCTGCAGAGCCTAAAGACAGCGGATTAA
- the msbA gene encoding lipid A export permease/ATP-binding protein MsbA, translating into MSDKIVPTGASTYLRLLKYVRRYWLAFVVSIFGLVLHSFAEVAFVDLLGYITDTVGALTSTGAAEAQVVAMPQTGMTAILAEALMGELLLEKPWLVIPFFLVIISVLRGIGYLIGSYGLAYVSNYLVHALRVDIFEKYLQLPFEFFDRSMSGHLVSVVTFNVQQVTQASTKALKTLLQQGSLVLGLMTYLFYVNWKLTLFFLAVMPFVALVVAVVSKRFRKISANIQGAMGDVTHVTQEVVNGYQEVRMFGAMENERTRIQLASQSNRRQNMKMALTEGISNPLVMLLVSSAFAGITSFMLSPAILETMSTGSFITFLVASGMLIKPIRQITEVNSDIQKGIAAAESIFDILDATPERDGGTVELESVIGRVEFKAINFRYNDDGPLILKDINFSVKPGETVALVGSSGSGKTTLASLITRFYNHGEGQILLDSVDVNDIKLPNLRKHIAQVSQNVTLFNDTVRNNIAYGELANCSLEQVKAAAKIAYADKFIEQMAHGYDTMIGDDGVMLSGGQRQRLAIARALLKDAPVLILDEATSALDTDSERYIQAALEELMKSRTTFVIAHRLSTIEKADHILVMEGGRIIEQGSHRELLALEGRYSQLYRQQFNESEAV; encoded by the coding sequence ATGAGCGACAAGATTGTCCCGACCGGTGCCTCCACTTATTTGCGCCTGTTAAAGTATGTTCGCCGTTACTGGCTGGCCTTTGTAGTCAGTATATTTGGCTTGGTGCTGCACTCCTTTGCCGAGGTGGCCTTTGTCGATCTGCTCGGTTATATCACCGATACGGTTGGTGCTCTCACCAGTACAGGTGCTGCCGAAGCCCAAGTTGTGGCTATGCCCCAGACCGGTATGACGGCGATACTTGCCGAGGCGCTGATGGGCGAGCTGCTGCTTGAAAAGCCCTGGCTGGTGATTCCGTTTTTTCTGGTGATTATCAGTGTGCTGCGGGGCATAGGTTATCTGATCGGCAGTTACGGTCTAGCCTATGTGTCTAATTATCTAGTTCACGCACTGCGCGTCGATATCTTTGAAAAATATCTGCAACTGCCCTTTGAGTTTTTTGACCGCTCTATGTCCGGGCATCTGGTTTCAGTGGTTACATTTAATGTTCAGCAGGTAACTCAAGCCAGTACCAAAGCACTTAAAACACTGCTCCAGCAGGGTAGTTTGGTCTTGGGTCTAATGACCTATCTATTCTATGTAAACTGGAAGCTGACACTGTTTTTTCTCGCGGTGATGCCTTTTGTGGCTCTGGTAGTGGCCGTGGTGAGCAAGCGCTTTAGAAAGATCAGTGCCAATATTCAGGGGGCCATGGGGGATGTTACCCATGTCACTCAAGAGGTTGTTAATGGCTACCAGGAAGTGCGAATGTTTGGCGCTATGGAGAATGAGCGAACGCGTATTCAGCTGGCCAGTCAAAGTAATCGTCGGCAAAATATGAAGATGGCCCTGACCGAGGGTATTAGCAATCCACTGGTTATGTTGTTGGTGTCTTCGGCTTTTGCTGGTATCACTAGTTTTATGCTCAGTCCGGCCATTCTTGAGACTATGAGCACCGGCAGTTTTATCACCTTTTTAGTGGCGTCGGGTATGTTGATCAAGCCAATCCGTCAGATCACTGAAGTGAACAGTGACATCCAAAAGGGCATAGCCGCCGCAGAATCGATTTTCGACATTCTCGATGCCACGCCAGAGCGTGATGGCGGTACCGTCGAGCTTGAGTCGGTAATTGGCCGAGTTGAATTTAAGGCGATCAATTTTCGCTACAACGACGATGGACCATTGATACTGAAAGACATCAACTTCAGCGTAAAGCCAGGTGAAACCGTCGCGCTGGTCGGTTCTTCAGGAAGTGGCAAGACTACCCTGGCGAGCTTGATTACACGATTTTACAATCACGGTGAGGGGCAAATTCTCCTCGACAGCGTCGATGTCAATGACATTAAACTGCCTAATTTGCGCAAGCACATTGCCCAGGTCAGTCAGAATGTAACGCTTTTTAATGACACGGTGCGCAACAATATCGCCTACGGCGAGCTGGCTAACTGCTCATTGGAGCAGGTTAAGGCCGCTGCCAAAATAGCCTATGCAGACAAGTTTATTGAACAGATGGCGCATGGCTACGACACTATGATCGGTGATGATGGCGTAATGCTTTCAGGCGGTCAGCGCCAGCGTCTGGCGATCGCACGGGCGCTGTTAAAAGATGCCCCAGTGCTGATCCTTGACGAGGCCACCTCGGCATTGGATACAGATTCCGAGCGCTATATTCAGGCTGCTCTTGAAGAGTTAATGAAATCTCGCACCACTTTTGTGATTGCTCACCGCCTCAGCACTATCGAAAAAGCCGACCATATCCTAGTGATGGAGGGCGGGCGTATTATTGAGCAGGGCAGTCACAGAGAGCTGCTGGCTTTAGAGGGGCGCTATTCGCAGCTCTACAGACAACAGTTCAATGAGTCTGAGGCAGTCTAG
- a CDS encoding biopolymer transporter ExbD: MKFPRRARRDNSINLTPLIDVVFLLLIFFMVTTTFTRETRMLISLPEAEADAVANEQATVELTISKDGSYAVNGQSLINRDIKTIMAALKDASAGDNQIPLVITADALATHQAVITAMDAAGRLGFETLNIATQQPQEP; encoded by the coding sequence GTGAAATTTCCCCGCCGGGCCCGGCGCGACAACAGTATCAATCTGACACCACTGATCGACGTGGTGTTTTTGTTGCTGATTTTCTTTATGGTGACCACCACCTTTACCCGCGAGACGCGTATGCTGATCAGCCTGCCTGAGGCCGAGGCTGATGCGGTGGCGAATGAGCAAGCAACTGTGGAATTGACTATCTCTAAAGACGGTAGTTATGCAGTTAACGGACAAAGTTTGATAAATCGCGATATCAAGACCATTATGGCTGCCTTGAAGGATGCTTCGGCGGGGGATAATCAGATACCTTTGGTGATTACTGCCGATGCACTTGCTACACACCAAGCCGTCATTACCGCCATGGACGCTGCGGGCAGGTTAGGATTTGAAACACTAAATATTGCAACGCAACAGCCACAAGAGCCATAA
- a CDS encoding MotA/TolQ/ExbB proton channel family protein — protein MYQIFLTGGWLMWPLLICSIIVVAISIERFITLKADRIIPSGLLTRVWQQLRDRELAGESLRELRDTSPLGYILAAGISNSGHGREIMKDSIEEAAAQVVHELERFLSLLSTIANMAPLIGLLGTVLGMIQVFADIMLFGTGNAADLAGGISQALITTAAGLTIAIPAMISHRYFERHVESLVVQLEGQATKLVDAMHSDLFRQS, from the coding sequence GTGTATCAAATTTTCCTCACTGGCGGCTGGCTGATGTGGCCACTCCTTATTTGTTCGATTATCGTTGTCGCAATTTCCATTGAGCGCTTTATTACCCTGAAAGCCGATCGTATTATTCCCAGCGGCTTACTGACCCGCGTTTGGCAACAACTGCGGGATCGCGAATTAGCTGGCGAGAGCCTTCGCGAGCTGCGCGACACTTCACCACTGGGCTATATTCTCGCCGCCGGCATCAGCAACTCTGGTCACGGCCGCGAAATCATGAAAGACAGTATCGAAGAAGCCGCAGCTCAGGTAGTTCACGAACTTGAGCGCTTTCTGTCGCTGTTAAGCACGATTGCCAATATGGCGCCGTTGATTGGTTTGCTCGGCACTGTATTGGGTATGATCCAGGTGTTTGCCGATATTATGCTGTTCGGTACAGGCAATGCCGCTGATCTTGCCGGCGGTATTTCTCAGGCGCTAATTACCACTGCTGCTGGCCTCACCATTGCCATTCCAGCGATGATCTCCCACCGTTATTTTGAGCGCCATGTGGAGTCTCTGGTGGTGCAGCTGGAAGGGCAAGCCACCAAGCTTGTGGATGCCATGCACAGCGACCTGTTTCGGCAGTCCTAG
- a CDS encoding DNA internalization-related competence protein ComEC/Rec2, translating to MTYLIMLSLGVFSVAWWPWLPGFGISSGLFILLLSVSVCFRLKGLIWLVSLSAGMLWGIFSGHQLLSKSLPDKYNGEEFLISGQIVSLVDSNSVRSRFSFAPESIQLLGDPDQQLVPGKLLLSWYAAEALHPGQRWKLVVRLRRPRGFVNPGTFDYQSWLLQQGYMATGYVRSSESARQLPDARFLTAGNIASLPAQLRARIQQSIEQSELSPRGRAVLLALSIGDKRQLADWWQDLARLGIVHLLVISGLHIGLVALFGAAFGKGLARLVILISSACTALGFRSPSLGLHWLAPVCGVLAAAAYSLLAGFSQPTQRALIAVAVVVIAKLCFRRIRPFVCLVWALALIALLQPLAALSAGFWLSFTAVAVLIAWFSPWQSSDTWWPQKRTVSAQLALLVIMSVPLVFFMGRLSWLAPLVNLIAVPWVSLVTVPSVLLGCLVLPVSNNIAEAIWKLSNWSVELLWKFLHLLPSEQGFLVSPVGASSLVLLAALLAGLCLLLPRQFSERWLGVLPLALLLVFNARPKVGLRVTVLDVGQGLAVVVETDQQSLLYDSGAQFSPAFSVGSGIVAPFLWQRGWNAINTTVISHEDGDHSGGFASLQQVLPSVQLITGPGVDYPEALLQGQNVEICLAGTQWRWGEVLFEILSPSVAADSVASGANTSGAYLRGNNSSCVLRILWRDIQVLLPGDIESAAEYELLDSGRLDSAQVDLLVAPHHGSKTSSTQRFVQQLRPKHVIFSAGYQHHFGHPHPSVVKRYNAVGSQIWNTAEQGAITFEWLSTRERFKEASRELDKELSITTARGQEQRWWR from the coding sequence TTGACCTATTTGATTATGCTCTCACTAGGTGTTTTTTCTGTCGCTTGGTGGCCCTGGTTACCTGGCTTTGGAATTAGCTCTGGCCTATTTATTCTGCTGTTGTCAGTCTCTGTCTGTTTTCGTCTAAAGGGATTGATATGGCTTGTCTCGCTCAGTGCGGGAATGCTCTGGGGGATATTCTCCGGTCATCAACTATTGAGCAAAAGTTTGCCGGACAAATACAACGGCGAAGAATTTTTAATCTCAGGGCAGATTGTCAGCCTGGTGGATAGCAACTCTGTACGCAGTCGTTTTAGCTTTGCCCCCGAGTCGATTCAACTCTTGGGTGATCCTGATCAGCAGCTTGTTCCAGGCAAGCTTTTGCTCAGTTGGTACGCTGCCGAGGCATTGCATCCCGGGCAGCGCTGGAAGCTTGTGGTGCGTCTGCGCCGGCCGCGGGGCTTTGTAAACCCCGGTACCTTTGATTATCAAAGCTGGCTGTTGCAGCAGGGCTATATGGCCACCGGCTATGTGCGTTCGTCAGAGTCTGCCAGGCAGTTGCCTGACGCTAGGTTTTTAACTGCTGGCAATATCGCCTCACTGCCGGCGCAGCTTCGAGCAAGGATTCAGCAATCGATTGAGCAGTCAGAATTGTCGCCACGGGGACGCGCTGTGCTGTTGGCTCTGAGTATTGGCGACAAGCGTCAGCTCGCCGATTGGTGGCAGGACCTGGCACGTCTGGGCATAGTTCACCTGCTGGTTATCTCGGGACTGCACATAGGCCTTGTGGCGCTGTTTGGGGCCGCCTTTGGTAAAGGGCTGGCGCGGCTGGTGATTCTGATCAGTTCGGCTTGTACTGCCCTGGGGTTTAGGTCTCCCAGCCTTGGATTACATTGGTTGGCGCCGGTCTGCGGGGTGCTTGCCGCAGCCGCATACAGCCTTCTGGCGGGCTTTTCACAGCCCACTCAGCGGGCACTAATTGCCGTAGCAGTAGTGGTGATAGCCAAACTTTGCTTTCGCCGCATTCGACCTTTTGTCTGTCTGGTATGGGCGTTGGCCCTGATTGCGCTATTGCAGCCTTTGGCTGCATTGAGTGCTGGCTTTTGGCTCTCATTTACTGCGGTGGCGGTTTTGATTGCTTGGTTTTCTCCCTGGCAGTCGTCGGATACCTGGTGGCCACAAAAGCGCACAGTCAGTGCCCAGTTGGCACTGCTGGTGATTATGTCGGTGCCGCTAGTGTTTTTCATGGGGCGGCTATCCTGGTTGGCGCCGTTGGTAAATTTGATTGCAGTGCCCTGGGTGTCGCTGGTGACTGTGCCCAGTGTTCTGCTCGGCTGTCTAGTGCTGCCAGTCTCAAACAATATAGCCGAAGCGATTTGGAAGCTTTCTAATTGGTCTGTGGAACTACTGTGGAAGTTTTTGCATCTACTACCATCGGAGCAGGGTTTTTTAGTTTCTCCAGTGGGCGCGTCAAGTTTGGTTCTGCTGGCTGCATTGCTGGCCGGCCTGTGTTTGCTGCTGCCGCGGCAGTTCAGTGAGCGATGGCTCGGGGTGCTGCCCTTGGCGCTATTGCTTGTGTTTAATGCTCGACCCAAAGTTGGCTTGCGAGTAACGGTTTTAGATGTGGGGCAGGGGCTTGCGGTGGTGGTTGAAACTGACCAGCAGAGCCTACTCTATGATAGTGGCGCGCAATTTAGTCCGGCCTTTAGTGTCGGCAGTGGCATTGTTGCTCCCTTTTTATGGCAGCGGGGCTGGAATGCTATTAATACCACTGTTATCAGTCATGAGGACGGCGATCACAGTGGTGGCTTTGCCTCCCTGCAGCAAGTGCTGCCCAGTGTTCAGCTCATAACTGGACCTGGAGTTGATTATCCTGAGGCTCTGCTCCAAGGACAAAATGTGGAGATTTGCCTTGCTGGGACTCAATGGCGCTGGGGTGAGGTGTTGTTCGAGATATTGTCACCCTCCGTTGCAGCGGATTCGGTAGCGAGTGGCGCTAATACAAGTGGCGCTTATCTAAGGGGTAACAATAGTTCCTGTGTTCTGCGCATCCTCTGGCGGGATATTCAGGTGCTATTGCCTGGAGACATCGAGAGCGCTGCTGAATATGAGTTACTCGACTCAGGTAGGCTGGATAGTGCTCAGGTGGACCTGTTGGTCGCGCCACATCACGGCAGCAAGACGTCCTCCACCCAAAGGTTTGTTCAGCAGCTGCGACCAAAACATGTGATATTTTCCGCGGGATACCAGCACCATTTCGGCCATCCTCACCCATCTGTTGTTAAACGATACAACGCCGTAGGCAGTCAAATTTGGAATACTGCGGAGCAGGGTGCTATAACCTTTGAGTGGTTGTCGACTCGAGAGCGTTTTAAAGAGGCTTCTAGAGAGTTAGATAAAGAACTCAGCATCACCACAGCCCGCGGCCAAGAGCAGCGCTGGTGGCGCTAA
- a CDS encoding NAD(P)H-dependent oxidoreductase, with translation MKKNLLIIYHSQSGNTGQMAKAVNRGSQGEKTVETRLLRAFDAGLDDLRWADGLLFGTPENFGSMSGALKDFFDRTYYPAEPYQLNLPYALFISAGNDGSGAVRDIDRIAKGYPLRKISEPLIANGDINQQHLEQCEEFGLAMAAGLSIGIF, from the coding sequence ATGAAGAAAAATCTACTGATTATTTATCACAGCCAATCCGGCAATACTGGCCAGATGGCAAAAGCCGTTAATCGCGGATCACAGGGAGAAAAGACTGTGGAAACTCGCCTACTACGCGCTTTTGATGCAGGCCTGGATGATTTGCGCTGGGCTGATGGTTTACTCTTTGGCACGCCGGAGAACTTTGGCAGCATGAGCGGTGCGCTCAAGGACTTCTTTGATCGAACCTACTACCCAGCAGAGCCCTACCAATTGAATTTACCCTATGCGCTCTTTATTAGCGCCGGCAATGACGGTAGCGGCGCAGTGCGCGACATAGATCGTATTGCCAAAGGTTACCCGCTGCGCAAAATCAGCGAGCCACTAATCGCCAACGGCGACATTAACCAACAGCATTTAGAACAATGTGAAGAGTTCGGTCTAGCCATGGCCGCGGGTCTGTCCATAGGAATATTTTAA
- a CDS encoding patatin-like phospholipase family protein, translating into MSKGLVLTGGGARAAYQVGVLKGIASILPRSVYNPFPIICGTSAGAINALSIAGRAGPFRLRTSKLERIWNELTPADVYRTDALGVLKNTFHIMASFVHSGYGIGKPISLLDNSPLRKMMESYVKFDYLDTAINNGELEAIAITAMSYASGQSVTFYQGQEKIAAWNRSRRRGEHIPLSIDHLMASTAIPGIFPAVKIDSDYFGDGAVRQLKPISPALHMGATKLLIIGVSDNATPSKVSAGLKHSPSTAQIVGHMFNSAFIDAVESDLETLSNINRLASALPQSLREKNNITDLNPVEVLSISPTESIDSIAEEHLHHLPRSLRIFLSLTGATAQGGGSSAASYLLFEPGFCRQLIAMGMSDAVAKKDQIKQFFDLC; encoded by the coding sequence ATGAGCAAAGGCTTAGTTTTAACCGGAGGCGGCGCCAGGGCCGCCTATCAAGTAGGCGTTTTAAAAGGTATTGCCAGTATATTGCCGCGATCAGTGTACAACCCCTTTCCGATTATCTGTGGCACCTCTGCCGGCGCGATCAACGCCCTGTCGATTGCTGGACGGGCTGGCCCCTTTCGCCTGCGCACCAGTAAATTAGAACGCATCTGGAATGAGCTGACACCAGCAGATGTCTACCGCACCGATGCCCTAGGGGTATTAAAGAATACCTTTCATATAATGGCGTCATTTGTACACAGCGGTTATGGCATAGGTAAACCGATCTCTCTATTAGATAACAGCCCATTGCGAAAAATGATGGAGAGCTATGTCAAATTTGACTATCTGGATACAGCAATTAACAACGGTGAACTGGAGGCCATAGCGATCACGGCTATGAGCTATGCCAGCGGTCAGTCGGTGACCTTTTATCAAGGGCAGGAAAAAATAGCAGCCTGGAATCGCTCTCGTCGCCGGGGAGAACATATCCCTCTAAGCATCGATCATCTAATGGCCTCAACTGCCATTCCTGGAATATTTCCCGCAGTCAAGATAGACAGCGACTACTTTGGCGACGGCGCTGTGCGCCAACTCAAACCCATAAGTCCAGCACTGCATATGGGTGCTACCAAGCTATTAATTATAGGTGTCAGTGATAACGCAACCCCCAGCAAGGTGTCAGCGGGACTCAAGCACTCCCCTTCCACGGCACAGATTGTCGGGCATATGTTCAACAGCGCCTTTATAGATGCCGTAGAGAGCGATCTGGAAACCCTGAGCAATATCAATCGTCTGGCCAGTGCATTACCCCAATCCCTGCGCGAGAAAAACAATATCACTGACTTAAATCCGGTTGAAGTGCTGTCTATTTCTCCCACCGAATCCATCGACAGTATCGCCGAGGAACACTTGCATCATCTACCTAGATCCCTGCGCATATTTTTGAGTCTGACGGGCGCTACGGCTCAGGGCGGCGGTTCCAGTGCAGCCAGTTACCTGCTCTTTGAACCCGGCTTTTGCCGCCAATTGATCGCTATGGGTATGAGTGACGCTGTGGCCAAAAAAGATCAGATCAAGCAGTTCTTTGATCTCTGTTGA
- a CDS encoding DUF1499 domain-containing protein, producing the protein MKIISWSGQGAFVSSVLAVLGYRADLLPFRLAFLLFLLALLLCVVVVILGLCSLVIDLVKKRPLGMDYLLLVVICSIGPGVTLFSVGLDGIKAPMIHDITSDTVNPPVFLFTQEEQGFRENSLVYGADEFSAEQLSGLQLSGYPDIRTMTVKLPARVVYQKALFVASFLGWEISAQDVLIFHFEAQATTAMFGFVDDIVVRITPLGEDSTAIDIRSVSRLGTSDFSANAKRIRLFFDKLGEELIIR; encoded by the coding sequence ATGAAAATAATCAGTTGGTCAGGGCAGGGCGCCTTTGTCAGTTCAGTGCTTGCTGTGCTCGGTTATCGCGCCGACCTATTGCCATTTAGATTGGCTTTTTTGCTATTTCTTTTAGCCCTACTACTCTGTGTGGTCGTAGTTATCCTGGGGCTCTGTAGCCTAGTCATAGATCTAGTTAAGAAAAGACCGTTGGGGATGGACTATTTGCTGCTGGTTGTAATCTGCTCGATAGGGCCAGGGGTGACACTCTTTAGTGTTGGTCTCGACGGCATCAAGGCGCCGATGATTCACGATATAACCAGTGATACTGTGAATCCGCCGGTTTTCTTATTTACCCAAGAAGAACAGGGCTTCCGGGAGAACTCTCTGGTCTATGGGGCCGATGAGTTCAGTGCCGAGCAATTAAGTGGCTTGCAGCTAAGTGGCTATCCAGATATTCGCACTATGACGGTAAAGCTGCCTGCGCGTGTTGTTTACCAAAAGGCACTGTTTGTTGCGAGTTTTCTTGGCTGGGAGATCTCAGCTCAGGATGTGCTTATTTTTCATTTTGAGGCTCAGGCTACCACTGCCATGTTTGGGTTTGTTGACGATATAGTCGTACGTATTACGCCTTTAGGTGAAGATTCAACAGCAATTGATATACGCTCTGTCTCACGGTTGGGAACCTCTGACTTCAGTGCCAATGCCAAACGTATACGGCTTTTTTTCGACAAGTTAGGGGAAGAATTAATTATTCGTTAA